A region of the Vigna unguiculata cultivar IT97K-499-35 chromosome 9, ASM411807v1, whole genome shotgun sequence genome:
TACATATGtagaaaatgatcaaattacACTATGGTAACTCCAAACTAAAAGTATTACACCTTCTTTAACcattcattatattatatgcTCATAGTACTGATATAATCAATTCAGTAATTTACGTTAGCAAAATCCATCTTCAATCATAACCATGATAAAATGGTCCACTACCAAGATCTCACTATACTTCACATTGCAAATGAAAATATCCATCCATTCCCACCATGAAGGAGTCatgatattataaattttaattagtaaattaaaaactaaaaacgagtgattctttaaaataaaaagttaagaGAAATTATAATTAACCAAATTCCTACAAAAAATgcatataattaagaaaaaggaTATTCTAAAGagattaaattgtttttaaatagtGGGCACTCAGCACACAGAAATCATTACGCCCAACTAAAAAGGTTTGCAGTCTTACTCGTAAAGCCATCTTTTTAAGTTTATTCATTGCAGAGAACTGCTTCAGGCGTGATAAAACAGCAGAATCAAGAGGTTTATCTGGTGCAAGGTTGTCATCAACAATCCATGGATGACCTGACACAGAAACCACACACATTCATTCAAATCATGCTACTTGCTTGCTCAATAtaaaagaagttgaatagaCTCACAGAGTACTTTGTGAGCTGTGAGCCTTGTCTTTGGATTCCTATCAAGCATTTTTCGAATCAGATCCTTGGCACTGTCTGAAATGCTGGGCCATGGCTCGGACTGAAAATCAAGTCTTCCTAGTAAAATCTGTCGGAAAATCCCCTGTTCAGTTTCTGGAGGTGACAAAAATGCCAGACAAGTATCAGTAACGATGAAGGATACACACACGAAGAAAACAATTGATAATTTAAGGTGCAGGTGACATGTAATTACCAGCCCAAAATGGTGGCACCCCACTTAATAAGATGTACAAAATAACACCAGCACTCCAAACATCTGATTCAGGTCCATAATGCTTACGCAACACCTCTGGGGCAACATAGTACGGGCTTCCAACAACGTCACAGAAGGTCTCACCTGAAAATGAAAAGTACATCACTGTGTTAACCATGCACAATGTGGAAGGGATTCCAGATTATCTCGTAATCATTGTGTTATAGATACTCATAATGATTGCTGGTTCCTGATATACACCATATTACCTTTCTGGCTTCATCTCCGTTGAACCCgataaaaaccataaaaataaaattcactttttataCATCTCCCAAAACATAAAGATCGTGATTTCAATTCAATCTACGAGACAAAAATAGAATTCAGACCAACAATTGCTGCTTTTACAGAAAAAGAGTACTGAATAAATAGGCTTATTATATCACCATTTAATGAAAATCTCAACAACCACTAAAGCActaagaaaagataagaaattctaaaatatgaattatgttTTTCGGATTCCAAGCAGCAAGATGGATCGAAATTAAACAATGAGTGAGCATGAATGAAGggaaagataagaaaaaatggAAACGAGGTTATTGAGAAAAGTAAAGTGAGATCGCAGTGAATGAGGAATGAAATAGATCGGAAGCTAACCTGGCTTGTAAAAGACAGAGAGACCAAAATCGGTGGTTTTGAGCTTGGCATCTTCCTCAACAGTGTCGAAGAGAAAGTTCTCGGGCTTGAGGTCCCTGTGCATGACTCCAAGGGAGTGACAAGCCTCGACAACCTCAAGAATGGTCTTGATGAGGTTGGCGGCCTGACGCTCACTGTAGTGGCCCTTCTGAACGATCCTGTCGAAGAGCTCGCCTCCCTCGCAGAGCTCCATGACGAGGTGGACGGAGGAGGTGTCCTCGTAGGTGCCGTGGATCCTCACCACGTTAGGGTGTTCCGAGAGATGGTGCATTATCTGAATCTCCCTCCAAACGTCCTCGTAGTCCTCCTTGCACAGAAGCTTCCGCTTCGGGATTGACTTGCAGGCGAAGGTGCGACCCGTGGCGTTGTGCGTGCACAGGAACGTCGTGCCGAATTGCCCCTGACCCAGCTTCCGCCCCAGCGTGTACACCTCCCTAAGGTTCTCGGTTCTGTACGGCAGCACCCACGCAGTCTTCGCTGCGCCCGCACCGCTACCCGCCTGAGACTTCGACATTGCcaacactctctctctctctctctctctctgacTCAGATAAAGAGAAACCAATGAAGAAAGGAAGACCcggtaaaaatttaaaacaaataaaaattaaaataaaaacaatttctgTGTTTTGTGTGCGTGACTTCGAGTCTTACCACCTAAGACACGCTAAGCTTCTGTTTTTATACTACTTTTCTATGTTAAGGtctcacaaaaaaaataaaaaaatacaaattcaaGTTATACATAATTGTAAGAAAAACTGTTTTTATTCATACCTGCAAGAATTGTTAACTATTTTCCTAAGGAAGAACAATAGTACATTTATTTAGCTTGttgattttaataaatacttaaaCTAAGTCTGAATAGGGTTAGGAC
Encoded here:
- the LOC114163175 gene encoding calcium-dependent protein kinase SK5-like, which gives rise to MSKSQAGSGAGAAKTAWVLPYRTENLREVYTLGRKLGQGQFGTTFLCTHNATGRTFACKSIPKRKLLCKEDYEDVWREIQIMHHLSEHPNVVRIHGTYEDTSSVHLVMELCEGGELFDRIVQKGHYSERQAANLIKTILEVVEACHSLGVMHRDLKPENFLFDTVEEDAKLKTTDFGLSVFYKPGETFCDVVGSPYYVAPEVLRKHYGPESDVWSAGVILYILLSGVPPFWAETEQGIFRQILLGRLDFQSEPWPSISDSAKDLIRKMLDRNPKTRLTAHKVLCHPWIVDDNLAPDKPLDSAVLSRLKQFSAMNKLKKMALRVIAERLSEEEIGGLKELFKMIDADNSGTITFDELKEGLKRVGSDLMESEIKDLMDAADIDNSGTLDYGEFIAATVHLNKLEREENLVSAFSYFDKDGSGYITIDEIQQACKDFGLEDVHIDEIVKEIDQDNDGQIDYGEFAAMMRKGNGGIGRRTMRSTLNFRDALGIIGHGSHD